Within Pelistega ratti, the genomic segment CCTATCTACAATGTCCTGAAGCAATACCATTTTTAACAGTGGTATTATCAAGTGCTTTTTTAATTAGTATGTACTTATTTTTATCAGGTTACTATACTAATATAGAAAGTGCGTTTCGGTATGGTTTTTTTAATACTATCTCATTAGCCACAACAACAGGTTATGCGAATATTGATTATGCTTTATGGCCTATTGTATTACCGATTTGGATGTTGATATTAGGTAATTTCTCTAGTTCTGCTGGTTCTACTGGTGGTGGTGTCAAAATGATCCGTATGGTCATTTTGTGTAAGCAAATAGGTATTGAGTTAAAAAGTCTTATTCATCCTCGGGGTGTTTTTCCTTTAAAGATTAAAAAACGTATTATTGATCGTTCGGTTGTTGGGTCAATTTTGCTCTTTTTAATTCTTTATACCTTGATATTTATGCTTTTTTCTATACTCTTATTAATTAGTGGTTTGGATTATGAAACAGCTTTGTCTGCCACATTAGCGAGTATTAGTAATATAGGACCAGCATTGGGAGAAGCGGGTCCAATGGGTAATTATGGGGTATTAAATGATTTTTCTATTTGGGTATGTACCTTTGCGATGCTCGTTGGGCGGTTAGAGTTATTTACAGTGCTTATTATTTTTACACCTGTCTTTTGGAGAAAGTAAGGGTAGTTATTAGGTGTTGTTATTATAGTATTGTTAAAGCCCTATAAAATACTTTGTGAGAGGTGTTCTTCTGCTTTTTCCCAGAAAATTTGTTGGTTTATCGAAGATTTTATGGGCTTTTTGGGTACTTTTTATAAACGCACTATACAGCACCTTCAAAGTTAATTTGTCGCCATGCATCGTAAATGGTAATGGCAACAGCATTAGAAAGGTTTAGGCTACGAGAGTTTGCTTGCATAGGGAGTCGTATAGCCGCATCTCGTCCAATGATGTCCCATTCTTCAGGTTTTAAGCCTGCTGTTTCTCTCCCAAAGATAAAGCAGTCTCCTTTTTGGAAAGGTATTTCACCTATGCGTTTTTGCCCCTTGGTGGAAATGGCAAATACTCTATGGTTTGCTGCGCCTGTGGATGCAATTGCCTCGGGTAAACTATCATGTACTTTGAGGGTGGCATATTCATGATAAT encodes:
- a CDS encoding tRNA (cytidine(34)-2'-O)-methyltransferase, producing MFHIILVSPEMPANTGNIIRLSANTGVQLHLVRPFIFSLDDKRLRRAGLDYHEYATLKVHDSLPEAIASTGAANHRVFAISTKGQKRIGEIPFQKGDCFIFGRETAGLKPEEWDIIGRDAAIRLPMQANSRSLNLSNAVAITIYDAWRQINFEGAV